One genomic window of Brevundimonas vesicularis includes the following:
- a CDS encoding BolA family protein, with amino-acid sequence MSEGPVATIIRAKLTAGLSPVRLEVEDDSWRHAGHHHEGGMDARPGGESHFNLVIVSAAFQGQSRLARQRAVNALLKDEMAGPVHALSIKALTPEEAS; translated from the coding sequence ATGTCTGAAGGCCCGGTGGCGACGATTATTCGTGCAAAACTGACGGCAGGGCTGTCGCCCGTGCGTCTGGAGGTCGAAGACGACAGCTGGCGCCACGCCGGACATCATCATGAAGGCGGAATGGACGCCAGGCCTGGCGGCGAAAGCCATTTCAATCTGGTGATCGTGTCCGCCGCTTTCCAGGGGCAGTCGCGGCTGGCGCGACAGCGCGCGGTCAACGCCCTTTTGAAGGACGAGATGGCCGGACCGGTCCACGCTCTTTCGATCAAGGCGCTGACGCCGGAGGAGGCGTCGTGA
- a CDS encoding N-acetylmuramoyl-L-alanine amidase family protein — MTALAFVVICMVGLSATRGFAWGAQGDVLAVRFGADGDRTRVVIDLDKTAQGRVIDAGGEGRVVLALSGVAPGRGLNGGGSGLVRSYEVTSSGGSSRVQLELARGSEIERRFLLPPGDGVSHYRYVVDLKATGAAARASTSPPPRASAPPRRAERPLIVIDAGHGGNDPGASGASAQEKQVTLAAALALKAELEKNGRYRVRLTRTDDRYVDLYRRVSIARQADADLFISLHADAGADPALRGASVYTLSEQGAGRAVREFTRGDNWHRELHLPGRDPSVDRILLDMTQRATQNRSAQFARVLLTHLEGSDHPLLRRSHRDAGLAVLLAPDVPAVLLEMGFITNPEDERLLTDERARRRLMKSVADGIDRYFREPLSPMMAAANIQAAGQP, encoded by the coding sequence ATGACCGCCCTGGCCTTCGTGGTCATCTGCATGGTCGGTCTGTCCGCAACGCGCGGTTTCGCCTGGGGCGCGCAGGGCGATGTGCTGGCGGTGCGCTTCGGCGCCGACGGCGATCGGACCCGCGTCGTCATCGATCTGGACAAGACGGCGCAGGGACGCGTCATCGACGCGGGCGGCGAAGGCCGTGTGGTGCTGGCCCTCAGCGGCGTCGCGCCAGGACGCGGTCTGAACGGCGGCGGTTCGGGTCTGGTGCGCTCTTATGAGGTCACTTCGTCCGGCGGTTCGTCGCGGGTTCAGCTGGAACTGGCGCGCGGCAGCGAGATCGAACGGCGCTTCCTGCTGCCGCCCGGCGACGGCGTCAGCCATTATCGCTATGTCGTGGACCTGAAGGCGACCGGAGCCGCCGCGCGCGCCTCGACCTCACCGCCGCCGCGCGCCAGCGCGCCGCCACGTCGCGCCGAACGCCCCCTGATCGTCATCGACGCCGGCCATGGCGGCAATGATCCCGGCGCCAGCGGCGCGAGCGCCCAGGAAAAGCAGGTCACCCTTGCTGCCGCCCTGGCGTTGAAGGCCGAGCTTGAGAAGAACGGCCGCTATCGCGTGCGCCTGACACGGACCGACGACCGCTACGTCGACCTCTATCGCCGCGTCTCCATCGCGCGTCAGGCCGACGCCGATCTGTTCATTTCCTTGCACGCCGACGCGGGCGCCGATCCGGCGCTGCGCGGGGCCAGCGTCTATACCCTGTCGGAGCAGGGCGCCGGCCGGGCGGTGCGTGAGTTCACGCGGGGCGACAACTGGCACCGCGAGCTGCACCTGCCGGGGCGCGACCCGTCGGTGGATCGCATCCTGCTCGACATGACGCAACGTGCGACCCAGAACCGCTCGGCCCAGTTCGCGCGCGTTCTGCTGACGCACCTGGAAGGCTCGGACCATCCTCTCCTGCGCCGCAGCCATCGCGATGCGGGTCTGGCTGTGCTCCTGGCCCCCGACGTGCCGGCCGTGCTGCTGGAAATGGGCTTCATCACCAATCCCGAGGACGAGCGGCTTTTGACCGACGAGCGCGCGCGCCGTCGCCTGATGAAGTCGGTGGCGGACGGGATTGATCGCTATTTCCGCGAGCCGTTGAGCCCGATGATGGCTGCCGCGAACATCCAGGCGGCCGGTCAGCCCTGA
- a CDS encoding J domain-containing protein, whose amino-acid sequence MSASFQYKPRFTDIRVKPPKPEEEAAKADVLHLKPGEKPCQWPDCRRAAAAKAPKSRERLNDFYEFCQPHAGEYNKGWNFYAGMTEGEIRAAQENEAMTGGRPTWEMQAGKFTREAAAFAAKMGTSNTTGAGSWRDSFGLFGRKGDQAPQSATEDRRIGKLERAALADLDLDPGADKAKIKAQYHELLKRFHPDTNSGDRSAEAKLQRVIKAWKTLKKAGLA is encoded by the coding sequence ATGTCCGCCTCCTTTCAATACAAGCCGCGCTTCACCGACATTCGGGTGAAGCCGCCCAAGCCCGAGGAAGAGGCGGCGAAAGCCGACGTCCTGCACCTGAAGCCCGGCGAAAAGCCATGCCAGTGGCCCGACTGTCGCCGGGCCGCCGCCGCCAAGGCGCCCAAGTCGCGCGAACGTCTGAACGACTTCTATGAGTTCTGCCAGCCGCACGCCGGCGAATACAACAAGGGCTGGAACTTCTACGCTGGCATGACCGAGGGCGAGATTCGCGCCGCCCAGGAAAACGAGGCCATGACCGGCGGGCGCCCGACATGGGAGATGCAGGCCGGCAAGTTCACGCGCGAAGCCGCCGCCTTCGCCGCCAAGATGGGCACCTCGAACACCACCGGCGCCGGCTCATGGCGCGACAGCTTCGGCCTGTTCGGGCGCAAGGGCGATCAGGCGCCGCAGTCCGCGACCGAGGACCGTCGCATCGGCAAGCTGGAACGCGCCGCCCTCGCCGACCTCGACTTGGACCCGGGCGCGGACAAGGCGAAGATCAAGGCTCAGTATCACGAGTTGCTGAAGCGGTTTCACCCCGACACCAACAGCGGCGACCGCAGCGCCGAGGCCAAGCTGCAACGCGTGATCAAGGCCTGGAAAACGCTGAAGAAGGCCGGCCTGGCCTGA
- a CDS encoding RcnB family protein, with the protein MRKILTATMAALMATTALGAAGAASAQSRHDHRYEQRDDRRDYRHDRRDYRRELREDRREYRQQQRAYERWQRAERRYYAPRYVPPRGYAVRTWSYGQRMPSYYRTNAYVVNDYDRYGLRAPPRGYQYVRSGNDVVLSAVAGGLITAVIAGLFN; encoded by the coding sequence ATGAGAAAGATCCTGACCGCCACGATGGCCGCCCTGATGGCCACAACCGCCCTGGGCGCCGCCGGCGCGGCTTCCGCGCAATCCCGCCATGACCACCGCTACGAGCAGCGGGATGATCGTCGCGACTATCGTCACGACCGCCGCGACTACCGCCGCGAGCTGCGTGAGGATCGTCGCGAGTACCGCCAGCAACAGCGCGCCTATGAGCGCTGGCAGCGTGCGGAACGTCGCTACTACGCCCCGCGCTATGTCCCGCCGCGCGGCTATGCGGTTCGGACCTGGAGCTATGGTCAGCGGATGCCGTCCTACTATCGCACCAACGCCTATGTGGTGAACGACTACGACCGCTATGGCCTGCGTGCGCCGCCCCGTGGCTATCAATATGTCCGCAGCGGCAATGACGTGGTTCTTTCCGCCGTCGCCGGTGGTCTGATCACCGCCGTTATCGCCGGATTGTTCAACTGA
- a CDS encoding cisplatin damage response ATP-dependent DNA ligase, whose protein sequence is MRAFAELLDRLSLTASRNAKLVLVRDYLRATPDPDRGWALAALTGDLTFDAAKPAMIRKAVEGRVDSVLFGWSYDYVGDLAETVALIWPVTPDHRPNREPELAEVVEALRTATRAEVRGLLEGWLDALEPKGRWALLKLMTGALRIGLSARLAKTAAAMMRPDAVMAPPSPDGEEAQRTLEALDASAIEEVWHAVEPPYADLFAWLEGRAERPSPDAPGRFRPVMLAVAIDEAVDLPKLSPTDYAAEWKWDGIRVQAVLEGEVRKLYSRTGDEISAAFPDVMEALAFEGAIDGELIVWRDGAVAPFGDLQQRLNRKSVDAKAMQAFPAAVVAYDLLAQDGEDLRGLPLRERRSRLEALVNGHAGERLHLSPVVDYADWDELARLRADPPVGAAAEGLMLKRWDSPYLAGRPKGPWFKWKRDPHVIDAVLMYAQRGHGKRSSFYSDYTFGVWTPEGALTPVGKAYFGFTDEELKQLDKFVRDHTIDRFGPVRSVRAERDFGLVLEIAFEGLNRSTRHKSGVAMRFPRVSRIRWDKPAREANTIDDVMDLLDAIESGGGRIAKA, encoded by the coding sequence ATGCGCGCCTTCGCCGAGCTACTGGACCGACTGTCCCTGACGGCCTCGCGCAATGCGAAGCTGGTGCTGGTGCGCGATTATCTGAGGGCGACGCCTGATCCCGATAGGGGATGGGCGCTGGCGGCCCTGACCGGCGACCTGACGTTCGACGCCGCCAAGCCGGCCATGATCCGAAAAGCGGTCGAAGGCCGGGTCGACAGCGTACTGTTCGGCTGGTCCTACGACTATGTGGGCGATCTGGCGGAGACGGTGGCCCTGATCTGGCCCGTGACGCCGGACCATCGACCGAACCGCGAGCCCGAACTGGCCGAGGTTGTCGAGGCGCTGAGGACCGCCACGCGGGCGGAGGTGCGCGGTCTTCTAGAAGGCTGGCTGGATGCGCTGGAGCCGAAAGGACGGTGGGCGCTGCTGAAGCTGATGACCGGGGCCTTGCGTATCGGTCTGTCGGCGCGGCTGGCCAAGACGGCGGCGGCCATGATGCGTCCGGACGCCGTGATGGCACCGCCGTCGCCGGACGGGGAGGAGGCGCAGAGGACGCTGGAGGCGCTCGACGCCTCGGCCATCGAGGAGGTCTGGCACGCGGTCGAGCCGCCCTACGCCGACCTGTTCGCCTGGCTTGAGGGCAGAGCGGAGCGGCCCAGCCCGGATGCGCCCGGCCGATTTCGACCCGTCATGCTGGCCGTCGCCATCGATGAAGCGGTCGATCTGCCCAAACTGTCGCCGACCGACTATGCGGCCGAATGGAAGTGGGACGGCATCCGGGTTCAGGCGGTGCTGGAGGGCGAGGTGCGCAAGCTCTATTCCCGCACCGGCGACGAGATTTCCGCCGCCTTTCCTGATGTGATGGAGGCCCTGGCGTTCGAAGGCGCGATCGATGGCGAGCTGATCGTCTGGCGCGACGGGGCGGTGGCGCCGTTCGGGGACCTGCAGCAGCGGCTGAACCGCAAGTCGGTGGACGCCAAGGCGATGCAGGCCTTTCCGGCGGCGGTCGTCGCCTATGACCTGCTGGCCCAGGATGGCGAGGATCTGCGCGGCCTGCCGCTGCGCGAGCGTCGATCGCGATTGGAGGCGCTGGTCAATGGTCATGCCGGCGAGCGGCTGCACCTGTCGCCGGTGGTCGATTATGCCGATTGGGATGAACTGGCGCGGCTGCGCGCCGATCCGCCGGTCGGGGCGGCGGCGGAAGGCCTGATGCTGAAACGCTGGGATAGCCCCTATCTGGCGGGGCGACCCAAGGGACCGTGGTTCAAGTGGAAGCGCGACCCCCACGTCATTGACGCCGTCCTGATGTACGCCCAGCGCGGGCACGGCAAGCGTTCCAGCTTCTATTCCGACTACACCTTCGGCGTCTGGACGCCGGAAGGGGCGCTGACGCCGGTGGGCAAGGCCTATTTCGGCTTCACCGACGAAGAGTTGAAGCAGCTCGACAAGTTCGTGCGCGATCACACCATCGACCGGTTCGGGCCGGTGCGGTCGGTACGGGCCGAGCGGGATTTCGGCCTGGTGCTGGAGATCGCCTTCGAGGGGCTGAACCGCTCGACGCGGCACAAGTCGGGCGTGGCCATGCGCTTCCCGCGCGTCAGCCGCATTCGCTGGGACAAGCCGGCGCGAGAGGCCAACACCATCGACGATGTCATGGACCTGCTGGACGCCATCGAAAGCGGCGGCGGGCGGATCGCAAAGGCCTGA
- a CDS encoding response regulator yields the protein MVESDGVAKALPGEERAGDAAQALTAILQTQYLRYLIIASWAVGLLGTVGLWPALLWFGGTVAAGSLRGLVERRVSQRVGKNWGLIFPIVATVTTGAWAIAPLLAWFSPSEFGRPLALALIISGYVLVFAQLRSSPRQAVIISSPYGAAATIILFSLWGTSEFWSMLAVLPFTAAGLFVLVTMTLLREDRIRAFQSHQAHLIEELEAARDKANAANEAKSNFLGVISHELRTPMNGVLGAAQLLSATRLEATQREYLSIIRNSGDNLLSLLNDILDMTKIEAGKMNFEVVDIVIEDLSKRITGPFEAQAEAKGLAFVSTMEGEIPTVVRGDPLRVCQVVQNLLSNAVKFTETGQIHYLVRGHRVSDQRARFEFIVQDSGAGIAAADLERLFMPFTQVDTSSTRRFGGTGLGLTIARRMANIMGGDITVTSKLAEGSCFTLEIEAEVVEWAKPVAAAEVHAEIEGGESLRVLVVEDHPVNRMILEAWMSSASHVTSTAENGHVAVDIAKEQPFDLIIMDVNMPVMDGLTATRLIREGGLNTGTPIVVLSASARHEDHEAGLAAGADAYLNKPIDFGALAALMGRVSGGREAVAQMVAPQPETSVAA from the coding sequence ATGGTGGAATCAGACGGCGTCGCGAAGGCGCTCCCGGGCGAAGAACGCGCCGGCGACGCGGCTCAGGCGCTGACCGCCATCCTGCAGACGCAGTATCTCCGCTACCTGATCATCGCGTCCTGGGCGGTGGGCCTGCTGGGCACGGTGGGCTTGTGGCCGGCGCTTCTGTGGTTCGGCGGAACCGTCGCAGCTGGATCGCTTCGGGGGCTGGTCGAGCGTCGGGTCAGTCAGCGGGTTGGCAAGAACTGGGGCCTGATCTTCCCGATCGTGGCCACCGTGACGACGGGCGCCTGGGCGATCGCGCCTCTGTTGGCCTGGTTCTCGCCCTCCGAATTTGGACGCCCTCTCGCGCTCGCCCTGATCATTTCCGGCTATGTGCTGGTTTTCGCACAGCTGCGCAGTTCGCCGCGTCAGGCCGTGATCATCTCCTCGCCCTATGGCGCGGCTGCGACGATCATCCTTTTCAGCCTGTGGGGCACGTCCGAGTTCTGGTCGATGCTGGCGGTTCTGCCCTTCACCGCGGCCGGTCTGTTCGTTCTTGTGACCATGACTCTGCTGCGCGAAGACCGCATCCGGGCGTTTCAGTCCCACCAGGCCCATCTGATCGAAGAGCTGGAAGCCGCCCGCGACAAGGCCAACGCCGCCAACGAAGCCAAGTCGAACTTCCTGGGTGTGATCTCGCACGAGCTGCGCACGCCCATGAACGGCGTGCTGGGCGCCGCCCAGTTGCTTAGCGCGACCCGTCTGGAGGCGACGCAGCGGGAGTATCTCTCGATCATCCGCAACTCTGGCGATAACCTGCTGTCCCTGCTGAACGACATCCTCGACATGACCAAGATCGAGGCGGGCAAGATGAACTTCGAGGTCGTCGACATTGTCATCGAAGACCTCAGCAAGCGCATCACAGGCCCGTTCGAGGCCCAGGCCGAGGCCAAGGGGCTAGCGTTCGTCTCGACCATGGAAGGTGAGATTCCGACGGTGGTGCGCGGCGATCCGCTGCGGGTCTGTCAGGTCGTGCAGAACCTGTTGTCCAACGCGGTCAAGTTCACAGAGACTGGCCAGATCCATTACCTCGTGCGCGGCCACCGTGTCTCGGACCAGCGCGCGCGCTTCGAATTCATCGTTCAGGACAGCGGGGCGGGTATTGCCGCAGCCGATCTGGAGCGGCTGTTCATGCCGTTCACCCAGGTCGACACCTCCTCGACCCGGCGGTTTGGCGGCACGGGTCTGGGGCTGACCATCGCGCGGCGCATGGCCAATATCATGGGCGGCGACATCACTGTGACGTCCAAGCTCGCCGAGGGCTCGTGCTTCACCCTGGAAATCGAGGCCGAGGTCGTCGAATGGGCCAAGCCCGTCGCGGCGGCCGAGGTTCATGCCGAAATCGAGGGCGGCGAGTCGCTGCGCGTCCTGGTGGTCGAGGATCACCCTGTGAACCGCATGATCCTGGAGGCCTGGATGAGCTCGGCCAGCCACGTCACCTCGACAGCGGAGAACGGCCATGTCGCCGTCGATATCGCCAAGGAGCAGCCGTTCGACCTCATCATCATGGATGTGAACATGCCGGTGATGGACGGTTTGACGGCAACGCGTCTGATCCGCGAAGGCGGTCTCAATACCGGCACACCCATCGTCGTCCTGTCTGCGTCGGCGCGCCACGAGGATCACGAGGCCGGTCTTGCAGCGGGTGCGGACGCCTATCTCAACAAGCCGATCGACTTCGGCGCCCTGGCCGCCCTGATGGGGCGCGTCAGCGGCGGGCGCGAGGCTGTGGCGCAGATGGTTGCGCCGCAGCCTGAAACCTCGGTCGCCGCCTGA
- a CDS encoding Rne/Rng family ribonuclease — protein sequence MSKTMLIDAAHPEETRVAIVDGRQIEEFDFESRAKRQLRGNIYLAKVTRVEPSLQAAFVEYGGNRHGFLAFNEIHPDYYQIPVADREAIMAEAHDDEDDDDLDRESTGDDVDPEAALADEERLKRRLMRRYKIQDVIKRRQILLVQVVKDERGAKGAALTTWLSLAGRYCVLMPNTGKGGGISRKITNTSDRRRLKSAVSALDVPKGMGLIIRTAGAKRTKAEIKRDYQYLLRLWETIRETTLASHAPSLIYEEENLVRRAVRDMFDKDFDGIQVEGVEGFKEARDFMRVLMPAQAKKVHLYRGSRPLFAANGIEELLTQIHQPVVPLKSGGYLVINQTEALVAIDVNSGRATKERNVEQTAFKTNLEAAEEAARQLRLRDLAGLVVIDFIDMDEGKNNRTVERVLKEALAADRARIQMGRISPFGLMEISRQRRRLGVIEGATESCPHCQGTGRIRSAESAALMTLRAVDIEAGKNGAGVVILKVCTAVGLYILNHKRAYLQSLLERRGLNVIVQIDDSLGQGEHNIERTETNEDFVAPEIEMPNLDDDFDASLYEDEDEDDDEEIIADDDDDTVESLDREDSDDDEPRERSERHEGGRDRGRGRNRRRRGGRRDEETSDVEAVDTVSVDDASDDEEDENGRRRRRGRRGGRRVREDGERDVYTWVRGRTPSLDDPYVWFDPLNPGRSEGRPERGERPERAERPAVAQSEGEGLDVVAHSGAGEGSGEEGGRSRRRRRRGRGRGDGSVSHEIKVENRATNEGMPPDGSPETPMAVMVEPTEAVETAAPAIAPEPQRRRVRRKSASATVEIATEPHPDTAIEPNEATVQGAPVELDVTPHEALAAEPAEVAPVAAPTEAPVIEAVLAEPFVAPTPEIDVQAIIAEDPNQIVAPPEKPKRGWWRR from the coding sequence ATGTCAAAGACCATGCTGATCGATGCGGCCCACCCGGAAGAAACCCGGGTCGCCATCGTGGACGGACGCCAGATTGAGGAATTCGACTTCGAATCCCGTGCGAAGCGCCAGCTTCGCGGGAACATCTATCTCGCCAAGGTCACCCGCGTAGAACCCAGCCTGCAGGCCGCCTTCGTCGAGTACGGCGGCAATCGTCACGGCTTCCTGGCCTTCAACGAAATCCACCCGGACTACTACCAGATCCCCGTCGCCGACCGCGAAGCCATCATGGCCGAGGCGCATGACGACGAGGACGACGACGATCTGGATCGGGAATCCACCGGCGACGATGTCGATCCGGAGGCCGCCCTGGCCGACGAAGAGCGGCTGAAGCGCCGCCTGATGCGCCGCTACAAGATCCAGGACGTCATCAAGCGTCGCCAGATCCTGCTGGTTCAGGTCGTCAAGGACGAGCGCGGCGCCAAGGGCGCGGCCCTGACCACCTGGCTGTCGCTGGCCGGACGTTACTGCGTGCTGATGCCCAATACGGGCAAGGGCGGCGGCATCAGCCGCAAGATCACCAACACCTCGGACCGTCGTCGCCTGAAGAGCGCCGTCTCGGCCCTGGACGTGCCCAAGGGCATGGGCCTGATCATCCGCACCGCCGGCGCCAAGCGCACCAAGGCGGAGATCAAGCGCGACTATCAGTATCTGCTGCGTCTGTGGGAGACGATCCGCGAGACAACCCTCGCCTCCCACGCCCCCTCGCTGATCTACGAAGAAGAGAACCTCGTCCGGCGCGCCGTGCGCGACATGTTCGACAAGGACTTCGACGGCATCCAGGTCGAGGGCGTCGAGGGCTTCAAGGAAGCGCGCGACTTCATGCGCGTGCTGATGCCGGCCCAGGCCAAGAAGGTTCACCTTTACCGCGGTTCGCGCCCCCTGTTCGCCGCCAACGGCATCGAGGAGTTGCTGACCCAGATCCACCAGCCGGTCGTGCCCCTGAAGTCGGGCGGCTATCTGGTGATCAACCAGACCGAGGCCCTGGTGGCCATCGACGTCAACTCGGGTCGTGCGACCAAGGAGCGCAACGTCGAACAGACCGCGTTCAAGACCAATCTGGAAGCGGCCGAGGAAGCCGCCCGCCAGCTGCGTCTGCGCGACCTCGCCGGCCTGGTGGTCATCGACTTCATCGACATGGACGAGGGCAAGAACAACCGCACCGTCGAGCGCGTGTTGAAGGAAGCCCTGGCGGCGGATCGCGCCCGCATCCAGATGGGTCGCATCTCGCCGTTCGGCCTGATGGAGATCAGCCGCCAGCGCCGTCGCCTGGGCGTAATCGAAGGCGCCACTGAATCCTGCCCGCACTGCCAGGGCACCGGCCGCATCCGGTCCGCCGAGTCCGCCGCCCTGATGACCCTGCGCGCCGTCGATATCGAGGCGGGCAAGAACGGCGCGGGCGTGGTGATCCTGAAGGTCTGCACCGCCGTCGGCCTGTACATCCTGAACCACAAGCGCGCCTATCTGCAGTCGCTGCTGGAGCGCCGCGGCCTCAACGTCATCGTCCAGATCGACGACAGCCTGGGCCAGGGCGAACACAACATCGAGCGCACCGAAACGAACGAGGACTTCGTCGCGCCCGAGATCGAGATGCCCAACCTCGACGACGACTTCGACGCCTCGCTGTACGAAGACGAGGATGAGGACGACGACGAGGAGATCATCGCCGACGACGATGACGACACGGTCGAATCCTTGGATCGCGAAGACAGCGATGACGACGAACCGCGCGAACGCTCAGAGCGTCACGAAGGCGGTCGCGATCGCGGCCGTGGGCGCAACCGTCGCCGTCGCGGCGGTCGTCGCGACGAGGAAACCTCGGACGTCGAGGCCGTCGATACGGTCAGCGTCGACGACGCCTCGGACGATGAGGAAGACGAAAACGGCCGCCGCCGTCGCCGTGGCCGCCGTGGCGGTCGCCGCGTCCGCGAGGATGGCGAGCGCGACGTCTACACCTGGGTCCGCGGCCGCACCCCGTCGCTGGACGATCCCTATGTCTGGTTCGACCCGCTAAACCCCGGCCGCTCGGAAGGTCGCCCGGAACGCGGCGAGCGCCCCGAGCGGGCCGAACGCCCCGCTGTCGCTCAGTCCGAGGGCGAAGGCCTGGATGTCGTCGCCCATAGCGGCGCCGGCGAAGGCTCCGGCGAGGAAGGCGGCCGTTCACGCCGTCGTCGTCGTCGCGGTCGCGGCCGTGGCGACGGTTCCGTCAGCCACGAGATCAAGGTCGAGAACCGCGCCACCAACGAAGGCATGCCGCCCGACGGCTCGCCCGAGACGCCGATGGCCGTCATGGTCGAGCCGACCGAGGCCGTCGAGACGGCCGCCCCGGCCATCGCGCCCGAGCCTCAGCGTCGTCGCGTGCGCCGCAAGTCGGCCAGCGCCACTGTCGAGATCGCGACCGAACCGCATCCCGACACCGCCATCGAGCCGAACGAGGCGACGGTCCAAGGCGCGCCGGTCGAGCTGGACGTGACCCCGCACGAGGCGCTGGCCGCCGAACCGGCCGAAGTCGCCCCGGTCGCCGCCCCGACGGAGGCGCCGGTGATCGAGGCCGTGCTGGCCGAGCCCTTCGTCGCCCCCACGCCGGAGATCGACGTTCAGGCCATCATCGCCGAAGACCCGAACCAGATCGTCGCACCGCCCGAAAAGCCCAAGCGCGGGTGGTGGCGCCGCTGA
- a CDS encoding SDR family oxidoreductase, which produces MKKAIVTGGSGLIGTGVCRALLANGWEVASFDLKPGEGEARHIDCDLGDEDSVKQAFETLGWSSLDLLVNNGGIADPVNGPLAELSLADWRNTIDSHLTGAFLMSRAAIPRLNEGGAIVNMISTRAFMSEPHTEAYAASKGALFALTHALAISEGPRIRVNAIAPGWISDGENLRPVDHEQHPVGRVGRAEDIAGAVLYLAEAGFVTGQVLTVDGGMTRKMIYAD; this is translated from the coding sequence ATGAAAAAAGCGATTGTCACGGGCGGATCAGGCCTGATCGGAACGGGCGTCTGTAGGGCCTTGCTGGCCAACGGATGGGAAGTCGCCTCCTTCGACCTGAAGCCGGGAGAGGGCGAAGCGCGTCACATCGACTGCGATTTGGGTGATGAGGACTCGGTCAAACAGGCGTTCGAGACGCTGGGCTGGTCGTCGCTGGACCTGCTGGTCAACAACGGGGGCATCGCCGATCCGGTGAACGGCCCGCTGGCTGAGCTGTCGCTGGCGGACTGGCGCAACACCATCGACAGCCATCTGACCGGCGCCTTTTTGATGAGCCGCGCCGCCATTCCGAGACTGAACGAGGGCGGCGCCATCGTGAACATGATCTCGACGCGCGCCTTCATGTCCGAGCCGCACACTGAGGCCTATGCGGCGTCCAAGGGCGCGCTGTTCGCCCTGACCCACGCCCTGGCGATCAGCGAAGGTCCTCGGATCCGGGTCAACGCCATCGCGCCCGGCTGGATTTCGGACGGCGAGAATTTGCGTCCTGTCGATCACGAACAGCATCCGGTCGGCCGCGTCGGCCGCGCAGAGGATATCGCCGGGGCGGTGCTTTATCTCGCCGAAGCGGGCTTCGTCACGGGGCAGGTGCTAACCGTGGACGGCGGCATGACGCGCAAGATGATCTACGCCGACTAG